A window of Agrobacterium tumefaciens contains these coding sequences:
- a CDS encoding FadR/GntR family transcriptional regulator has protein sequence MGGLTDWLADAQPINRKNAAEAVFEDIRSAITSGQLGVGTRLPSEAHLATRYGVSRPIIREALRSLQTLGLTQTRTGSGTYVMTLAPPSELNYGAYSARDLIEARPFIEVPAAGWAALRRTDAQLQVLLDLCSRMETEERPHPWVLLDGQFHCAIAEASANRLFAKVVSDAREAVAQQSGMVNLMAGRRVASNFEHRRIVEAIRRGSAPEAREAMELHLGQVKQVVTTIIGEDRLRQP, from the coding sequence ATGGGCGGATTGACGGATTGGCTTGCAGACGCGCAGCCGATCAACCGCAAGAACGCCGCAGAAGCGGTCTTCGAAGATATCCGTTCCGCCATCACGTCTGGCCAGCTTGGGGTCGGCACGCGCCTGCCCTCGGAAGCCCATCTCGCAACGCGCTATGGCGTCAGCCGTCCGATCATCCGTGAGGCATTGCGATCTCTCCAGACGCTGGGCCTGACGCAAACGCGCACCGGCAGCGGCACCTACGTCATGACGCTGGCGCCACCCTCGGAATTGAATTACGGCGCTTATTCCGCGCGCGATCTCATTGAAGCGCGCCCGTTCATCGAAGTCCCGGCGGCAGGTTGGGCGGCCTTGAGGCGCACGGATGCGCAATTGCAGGTCTTGCTCGATCTCTGTAGCCGCATGGAAACCGAGGAGAGGCCGCATCCCTGGGTGCTGCTGGACGGCCAGTTTCACTGTGCCATCGCGGAAGCCTCTGCCAACCGTCTCTTTGCGAAGGTGGTGTCGGATGCCCGCGAAGCCGTCGCCCAACAATCGGGAATGGTGAACCTGATGGCCGGTCGCCGCGTCGCTTCGAATTTCGAGCACCGCCGGATTGTCGAGGCAATCCGGCGGGGTTCAGCGCCCGAGGCGCGGGAGGCAATGGAACTCCACCTTGGTCAGGTGAAGCAGGTTGTGACCACCATCATTGGCGAAGATCGGCTTCGCCAGCCGTGA